Within the Paludisphaera rhizosphaerae genome, the region AGATCAACGAGCCCTACCTGGGCCTCTCCCACGAGGTCGAGGCCGCCGATCGGCTGGCGGACGCCGCACTGCGGTGACCGCGCTCGCCATGGCGACGAGGCTGCGCGAGCCTTGGGTTGCGGGTGGAATGAAGTCCTTCGAAACAACCACGCGACGAGGTCCAGGGTCGCCCTGAACCTCGCCGCGTCGGTTTCTCATCAAATCAGGCTGACGTCATGCCGTCGTCGATGCGTCAGAACGAGTCGGCGCTGACGACTTCGCCCAGGTTGGTGCTGCCGAGCGAGTACCAGGTCTGGTACGAGATCGAGTTCTTGATGAACCGGACCGTGCCGTCGAGGAAGAGGGCGTTGATGCCGCCCGAGTGGTTGGAGCTGGCGGCCGCCTCGCCGTCGTAGCCCCAGCCGCCGTAGTAGCAGGACTTGGTGTTCGGCAAGCAGGTGTGCTGATACGTGCCGCCCCGGCCGGTGTCCTGGTAGTCCCAGTATTCGCCCTTGTAATCCCACTGGATCGTCGTGGCGTTCTGGCAGTCGAGGGCGTCCTTGTAGGGCGAGCCGCTGCCGCCCAGGGTTCCGGGCTTGGTCCACATGGCGTTGAGGCCGGGGAGGTTGGCCCCGGAGCGCCCTTTGACGTACTCGCTCATGACGATCGTGTTGGCGGTGCCGTCGGTGATCGTGGCGATAGTGACGATGATGCCGACGTTGCCGTCGCCGCCGGTCCACCAAGCGGGACCGTTGGTCTTGTTGCCGGTATACCGGCGCTCATAACCGGCGTTCGTCACGTAGTTGGTCGCGGCCACCGGGTAGGTGCCGCCGCCGATCGCGTTCTGACCCGCATTGCCGACGTTGCCGTCGGAAGGGCACAGGAAGGACGCGATGTTGGTCGAGCCGGCCGTAGCGTTCGAGCAGCGGCCCAGATAGTAATCGTCGTTGTAAGCCATGCCGTTGGTGCAGGTCCCGGTCAGCATGGCACCGGCGCCGTTCCAGCTGTAAGGGCAGAGCATGAAGTTGAAGGCGTTGTAGATCTGCGTCTGCTCCATGTAGGGCAGGATCCGCGCCTTCATGGAGTATCGCTGGGCACCGCAGGTCGACCCGGCCGGCGGGATGCACTGGGTGCTGCTCTCATAGTTCATGATGGCTAGGCCGAGCTGCTTGAGGTTGTTGATGCACTGGCTGCGTCGGGCCGCCTCGCGCGCCGCCTGAACGGCCGGTAGGAGGAGGGCGATGAGCACGGCGATGATCGCGATCACCACCAGCAGCTCGATCAGCGTGAAGCCGCGTCTGCGAGAAAGAGACATGGAGTGCTCCTGACGACGAGAAATGAGGGATCGAAAAACTCAAACGGGCCCGTCGAAGGTCGATGGGTTTCGACCGAATCGCGCGATCGCGCCAATCAGTCGAATCTGGCAGCGAGAATCGGAGCGTTCTTCTGCGAGGTGGTCCTCAACCGATCAATCGGCGACGATCATTCATAGACGACGACCAATCGCCGGTCCGCGCTTTCGCGCGCCGGCGGACTGGCGCGTCCGCTCCCGAGGAACCTGGCTGGACGACGAAGCGAAATGAGAGCCCAGCAAACTCAAGCCGAGACGGCTCAACGTCTGCCGGCCTTCTTGTCCGCTTCAGCTTGCCTCTTTTCCTGATCCGCCTGGGCTCTGATGGCACCTGCGACGCCTTGAGTCGCCTCAGGAGCGATCTGAACGTCGGTGCCTTCCGCTTCGACCTGTCGAATAACGGGATCGCTCGCTCGCTCACAACCGACGAAACCGGCGACGAGGACCACGACGGAAAGCCCGATGAACGCGCTCGAACGCATAATAGATGACTCCGCGGGCGCACGACTCCGGCCGGACGGCCT harbors:
- a CDS encoding DUF1559 domain-containing protein, with the translated sequence MSLSRRRGFTLIELLVVIAIIAVLIALLLPAVQAAREAARRSQCINNLKQLGLAIMNYESSTQCIPPAGSTCGAQRYSMKARILPYMEQTQIYNAFNFMLCPYSWNGAGAMLTGTCTNGMAYNDDYYLGRCSNATAGSTNIASFLCPSDGNVGNAGQNAIGGGTYPVAATNYVTNAGYERRYTGNKTNGPAWWTGGDGNVGIIVTIATITDGTANTIVMSEYVKGRSGANLPGLNAMWTKPGTLGGSGSPYKDALDCQNATTIQWDYKGEYWDYQDTGRGGTYQHTCLPNTKSCYYGGWGYDGEAAASSNHSGGINALFLDGTVRFIKNSISYQTWYSLGSTNLGEVVSADSF